TACGCCTACATGGCGGACTTTGCCTTCTGCGTGGCTGTGGTGTCGGTGTCCTACCTGATGATCGCGCAGACGCTGCGGAAGAACGCGCAGGTGCGCAAGTGTCCCGTCATCACGGTCGACGCCACGcgccctccgccgccgccgcagccccccgcgccccccaccaccctcctgGTGGCGGGCTTCGAGGGCATGCAGTGCGCGCCGTCGCTCTACCGCAACCAGACGTACAACAAGCTGCAGCACGTGCAGACGCACGCGTACGCCAACCGCGCCGCCCCGCCGCCGGTGGTGCCCGGCGGGGCGGCCCAGGGCGCCACCTGCTGCCAGCTGGTGTCCACGGTCAACCTGGCCACGGCCAAGGACTCCAAGGCGGTGATCACCTGCGTGGTCATCGTGTTCTGCGTGCTGCTGTGCTGCCTGCCCATGGGGGTGTCCCTGGCGCAGGACATGCTCTCGCCGGAGAGCACCTTCGCCCACTACCAGTTCGAACTGTGCAGCTTCGTGCTCATCTTCCTCAAGTCGGGCATCAACCCCTTCGTGTACTCGCGGAACAGCGCCGGGCTGCGGCGCCGCGTGCTCTGCTGCCTGCAGTGGGCGGCGCTGGGCTTCCTGTGCTGCAAGCAGAAGACCCGGCTGCACGCCATGGGCAAGGGCAGCCTGGAGGTCAACCGCAACAAGTCGTCCCACCACGAGACCAACTCGGCCTACGTGCTCTCGCCCAAGCCCCTGCGGCGGCTGGTCGACCAGGCGTGCGGGCCCAGTAACTCCAGGGACTGCGCGGGCAGCCCCAGGCCCACTGCGGGACGCAAGCTCCGGCCCCCTAGCACGTCCACGCCCATCAACACTCGCATCGACCCCTACTACAGCATCTACAACAGCAGCCCCTCCGCCGGGCCCAGCTCCCCCAACAGCCTGCAGCCCGTGAGCTCCCAAAGCTTCGCCTTCGCTAAGTCCTACGTGGCCATGCACTACCACACGCCCCAGGACGCCCTGCAGGACTTTGAGAGCACCTCCGTGCACCAGATCCCCATACCCTCGGTCTGAGGCGACCACAGGCCGCAAGGCTGACGGAACGCGGCCGTACCGGGACGCGCTGGTCTTTGTTTTTGGAGCGTCACATCCGGTCACTTTCCGGTTATAGTTTTTTGTGTCAGTATTGGCATTTCTCGGACGTGACGAATTAATACATGGTGAATTcatttgaatgggaaaaaaaTTATCTAGGTTTAAGATGTTGCGTCTGAATATCTTGGGACTTTTTTAGTAAATGACGAGTTAGATAACAGTAAACGATGGATGTCATTGTGTGAACTCCGATGTCGTTGCTGATGATTACCAGTATTATTACTGCTACCAAGTTACAAGTGTTTATAACAAATCCATTGTTATCTAATTCCTCATTACCAAACATCTGTTTGTTACACGTAGTGGTTCTTCTCTGAGGCTCCGTCCCCCACAAATGAGATTTGAACAGAGCCTGGACTGTCTGCTTGAAAGTGTCATTTACCTGATATTTTCATACCGTACATTGTATTTTATCCCCATTAAAAATGTAGTTGTCAAGCTCATACATTTTTCTAACTCAAATGTTGCAAATGGTCACAGCCGGATGGGACCACCTCTATAGTGTTCTAAGGCTTCAGTTTAATCTACAGGAGACGTCTTCATTCTGCATGCCGGTGCTGCCTTATGATGACAGCGTTTTCTTGTAATATTTTGAGACgtattgtttttaattattgATAATTATTTGGGCAGTTTAGTTGTTGGTTGTTGATTCAAAGACCGTATGCATCCATGACATTGACATGCCATATAATGGGCCACAGGTTATAAGCCTTAGTACCCCCTGGTGGTATAGATGGTTATCGCACCCGAATATTGGGAATGTAGATGCTACATAGATGGCTACATCTGAGatctttgatatatatataaaaaaaattacatacAAATGATACCGGTTCCAGGAAAGTCAGTCAAATTACTGCCAACTGGGATTTAAGTGGAACGTTTTAAaggtttgtttttcatttaaaatTTGACTGCCAACTGGAATGTAACGTTAACACATGGGGTTTCACTTTCTTCACTTTATtatcattcattttttaaaAGGAGATTTTTCTATAATTTGTTGTTGATCtgaactttttttttgcagaaaaGAAAATATAATTGACCAGAAGTGACATTTAAATCAAACACTCAAAGCACAAGCTAGCTTATAAgttacacactcactcactaagaTGGCATAGCACCCATTCTCACAGTTAAAGAAATTTCAGATATTGGCTTTTTAAATCTACAACCGTAAAgtgacacagacaaacatgtaATGAACTCTAATTACCCACACACCAAGAACTAAAATGCAAAAGATGTTGCAATTCCTGAAGATAATAACGCATAATCCTCATCAGTCTTTCGAGTTCTCTGGCCCCGCACAGGAAAGCAAAGATATGAAGCAGCATGAAGTCCATTGCCTGTGGAGACTGTTCATATTTCTCAATCTTGAGTTCTGGTTTGGCCAAAGTCAGCCGTTGTCCTGGCCGCTGACCTGGGCTTTAAAATAACAAGTCCCATGACACcgaccgggagggggggggggttgggggggttgttCTTGGTCGGCTTGGACAGTGGTCCTGGTTTTACATCGAGGCAGGGTTTCAGCCCCCGTCTGCCGGAGGTTGTGTTCCG
Above is a window of Gadus morhua chromosome 15, gadMor3.0, whole genome shotgun sequence DNA encoding:
- the gpr75 gene encoding probable G-protein coupled receptor 75 is translated as MNATGEPSNLVDGLQQLGFNGTLSPQSHTGWAVVHTATLTSCSLLLILIFCLGSYGNLVVFLSFFDPAFRKFRTNFDFMILNLSFCDLFICCVTAPMFALVLFLDAGGGDGVSKSFCFAFHLTSSGFIIMSLETVAVIALHRLRMVLGQQPNRTASFPCTLALTALLWTSSFTMAALLTMRAYPRKDGPCLPHFGLSGSRARVVLYAYMADFAFCVAVVSVSYLMIAQTLRKNAQVRKCPVITVDATRPPPPPQPPAPPTTLLVAGFEGMQCAPSLYRNQTYNKLQHVQTHAYANRAAPPPVVPGGAAQGATCCQLVSTVNLATAKDSKAVITCVVIVFCVLLCCLPMGVSLAQDMLSPESTFAHYQFELCSFVLIFLKSGINPFVYSRNSAGLRRRVLCCLQWAALGFLCCKQKTRLHAMGKGSLEVNRNKSSHHETNSAYVLSPKPLRRLVDQACGPSNSRDCAGSPRPTAGRKLRPPSTSTPINTRIDPYYSIYNSSPSAGPSSPNSLQPVSSQSFAFAKSYVAMHYHTPQDALQDFESTSVHQIPIPSV